The segment ATGTTGGCTGAGGGACCGGACGTTGGCCCAGAAGTGCTTGGGCATTCTAACAAAGCGAGAGGTTGGCTTCATTTGAGTGCCTTCTCCCATCGCCGAATAAGGGCAATCAGCGGTAAATCAATAGCAAGACAAACAGTACGAAGCTCTACAAGATCAAGGCGTCTTTCGCCCGATTCATATTTGCTGACGAACGACTGTGGCACGCCCATTTTGTCGGCCAACTGCGCCTGGGTCAGCTTTGCTTCGTTCCTTGCCTCGTGCAAGATGAACTGCAAACTCTCCTGCTCTGGACCATAAA is part of the Verrucomicrobiota bacterium genome and harbors:
- a CDS encoding helix-turn-helix transcriptional regulator gives rise to the protein MSKSIYGPEQESLQFILHEARNEAKLTQAQLADKMGVPQSFVSKYESGERRLDLVELRTVCLAIDLPLIALIRRWEKALK